From the Vicinamibacterales bacterium genome, one window contains:
- a CDS encoding oligosaccharide flippase family protein: MFDNVRRIFGHLLVYGSADVAILATTFLLLPVYTRVLSPSDYGVLALVLVLEAVLKPVYRWGLDTSFLRLHYDCRTDEERRRLAGTIILFLIGANGALTLLLLGLAPTINGALFSGQHHVTTLSLLFTNSFIGSFIFLPLTRLQIQEKSRTYATLTFVRSLGTIVLRLVFVVGLRWNVTGIVLADVMISTLMVAGLSRSINTMTTWRFSRSIAREMLQFGLPRASQGILHQGMAMSDRFFLTLYLPLAQVGVYLIGVSIASVVKLYPVAFTTAWMPFAFDSMRRADAPWLFGRLSSYAFAVLSFLTLALACFAQPVVELMTPKTFHAAAQVVPLLALGMAIQSTSTLLSTSINVAKRTHAYPIATAVGGSVSLGGYFLLIPQWGLFGAAASVVAGQIVFVATLSYFAQRYYAIRYEWGRLAMTAGVAIALYGIMAIVAPASIATALSVGLALVATYPVALVVLGFFKAQELREIRQLLASLRGTMVAEKRASSTPDESEK, translated from the coding sequence ATGTTCGACAATGTTCGTCGAATATTCGGCCACCTGCTGGTTTACGGCTCGGCAGACGTCGCGATCCTGGCGACTACATTTCTACTGCTGCCGGTCTACACCCGCGTCCTGTCCCCTTCAGATTATGGAGTGCTGGCGCTGGTCCTTGTACTCGAAGCGGTACTTAAGCCCGTGTACCGATGGGGCCTGGATACCTCGTTCCTGCGACTCCATTACGATTGTCGAACCGACGAGGAACGCCGTCGGCTCGCCGGCACTATCATCCTTTTTCTAATCGGAGCAAACGGCGCACTGACGCTCCTGCTCTTAGGTCTCGCACCTACAATCAATGGCGCACTGTTTAGCGGTCAGCACCACGTGACGACACTCTCCCTGTTGTTCACGAACAGCTTCATAGGTAGCTTTATTTTTCTCCCACTGACACGCCTGCAAATCCAAGAAAAATCTCGCACCTACGCCACGCTTACCTTCGTCCGGTCCCTCGGGACGATTGTCCTTCGTCTGGTATTCGTTGTCGGTTTGCGATGGAACGTCACCGGCATTGTCCTGGCCGACGTCATGATATCGACATTGATGGTCGCCGGTCTTAGCCGGAGCATTAACACAATGACGACCTGGCGATTCTCCCGTTCGATAGCACGGGAGATGCTGCAATTCGGCCTTCCACGGGCATCCCAGGGCATCCTGCATCAGGGCATGGCGATGAGCGACCGGTTTTTCCTCACACTGTATCTTCCCCTCGCCCAAGTGGGCGTGTACTTGATCGGTGTCAGCATCGCCTCGGTGGTTAAGCTTTACCCCGTAGCATTCACCACAGCCTGGATGCCATTTGCTTTTGATTCGATGCGCCGCGCAGATGCTCCATGGTTGTTTGGTCGTCTCTCTAGCTACGCTTTCGCTGTCTTGAGCTTCCTGACTTTGGCGCTGGCCTGCTTCGCGCAACCAGTCGTCGAGCTGATGACTCCTAAGACATTCCATGCCGCGGCCCAGGTCGTACCGTTGCTGGCCCTTGGCATGGCAATCCAATCAACATCCACGCTATTGTCAACATCAATCAACGTCGCTAAACGGACTCACGCCTATCCGATCGCGACCGCGGTCGGCGGGTCTGTAAGCCTCGGCGGGTATTTTCTACTGATCCCACAATGGGGGCTCTTTGGCGCAGCGGCTTCGGTCGTCGCTGGACAGATCGTATTCGTTGCAACGTTGAGCTACTTCGCCCAACGGTATTACGCCATCCGCTACGAATGGGGACGACTCGCGATGACTGCAGGAGTGGCCATCGCGCTCTATGGGATAATGGCTATAGTAGCGCCGGCGTCTATAGCTACGGCGCTCAGTGTTGGGCTCGCACTGGTGGCGACGTATCCGGTCGCCCTGGTCGTGCTCGGGTTCTTTAAGGCGCAAGAACTCCGAGAGATCCGACAGTTACTGGCCAGCTTGCGAGGCACCATGGTTGCAGAGAAGCGGGCATCCTCCACCCCTGATGAATCCGAGAAGTGA
- a CDS encoding class I SAM-dependent methyltransferase — protein MRIVDQEAIERHGAERFRSEFHYAKFEYWRSAKLLRYLTRANITHLGSVLDDGCGGGGMSVSFAEEAVSVVAIDLADRFRGAGTRLAEEQGGSKPRFSRADGTALPFRDASFDLVISHAVIEHVRDPSAYLREARRVLRPGGRMFLETAPYLSPSGVHLPRLRFPIPPHLMLGRRLAFELSWWLARHAPGTFREPVYSDLFLTQAQQGETIIDDLHYLVTLKNLRQHITEAGFTLIREDLEISKLAQRTLPKWLVKRIPHIPIGRDILITNMEYVLGY, from the coding sequence ATGCGGATCGTCGATCAGGAGGCTATTGAACGGCATGGCGCCGAGCGGTTTCGGTCGGAGTTTCACTACGCTAAGTTTGAATACTGGCGCTCAGCCAAGCTGCTTCGCTATTTGACAAGAGCCAACATCACGCACCTCGGTAGCGTGCTCGATGATGGCTGCGGAGGCGGCGGCATGAGTGTCTCGTTTGCTGAAGAGGCTGTATCGGTCGTTGCCATCGATCTCGCGGACCGATTCCGGGGCGCGGGTACACGACTCGCCGAGGAACAGGGCGGCTCTAAGCCAAGATTTTCAAGAGCAGATGGTACGGCGCTGCCGTTTCGTGACGCAAGCTTCGACCTGGTCATTTCCCATGCCGTCATTGAGCACGTCAGGGACCCTAGCGCCTATCTGCGCGAAGCACGCCGAGTCCTTAGGCCGGGTGGGCGTATGTTTCTCGAAACGGCGCCTTATCTGTCGCCGAGCGGAGTTCACCTTCCGCGGTTACGGTTCCCAATTCCGCCGCATCTGATGCTAGGACGTCGGCTCGCCTTTGAACTGAGCTGGTGGCTCGCACGCCATGCACCGGGAACTTTCCGCGAGCCGGTGTACAGTGATTTGTTCCTCACACAAGCCCAACAAGGCGAAACGATAATCGACGACCTCCATTATCTCGTCACGCTCAAAAACTTGCGTCAGCACATCACCGAAGCCGGATTCACGCTAATTCGCGAGGACCTGGAGATCAGCAAGCTGGCGCAGCGTACCTTGCCAAAATGGCTCGTCAAGAGAATCCCCCACATCCCGATCGGCCGCGACATCCTAATCACGAACATGGAATACGTGCTGGGCTATTGA